The following coding sequences are from one Syntrophorhabdus sp. window:
- the rsmD gene encoding 16S rRNA (guanine(966)-N(2))-methyltransferase RsmD, producing the protein MATLRITGGRLKGVSIRVLPGDVARYTSSKVRQALFNMIGSVDGLSVLDLFAGSGSFSIEALSRGAASATLVEANGKMADLIGKNLAGTGLNKYCQVLHMDVRYAVPLLYGRKCMYDVIFMDPPYEMGYVTRTMTLLDKHPLGNSNTITIAEYSRREGDCLSLFGGSEEARTRKYGDTMISLFRGPTTPLFKERP; encoded by the coding sequence ATGGCGACGCTGCGCATAACGGGAGGAAGGCTCAAGGGCGTGTCGATCCGTGTCCTGCCGGGTGACGTGGCCCGGTATACCTCTTCCAAGGTGAGGCAGGCTCTTTTCAACATGATCGGAAGCGTGGACGGCCTGTCCGTCCTCGATCTTTTCGCCGGTTCCGGTTCCTTCTCCATAGAGGCCCTGAGCCGGGGCGCGGCCTCGGCGACACTCGTGGAGGCGAACGGGAAGATGGCGGACCTCATCGGGAAGAACCTTGCCGGAACGGGATTAAATAAGTATTGCCAAGTGTTACATATGGATGTAAGATATGCAGTCCCTTTGCTCTATGGCAGGAAGTGCATGTACGATGTGATCTTCATGGATCCTCCTTACGAAATGGGATATGTGACACGCACAATGACACTTCTTGATAAACATCCACTCGGGAATTCCAATACAATTACCATAGCCGAGTACTCGAGGCGGGAAGGCGACTGCCTGTCCCTTTTTGGGGGATCTGAAGAAGCAAGAACAAGGAAATACGGCGACACGATGATCTCGCTGTTCAGAGGCCCCACAACCCCGTTGTTCAAGGAGAGACCATGA
- a CDS encoding ArsA family ATPase encodes MGLAGIDGSGVKLIMVGGKGGVGKTTCASAIALKMARDGRKVLIITSDPAPSLSDIFEKEIGDRETRIDDALELYGLEVSSDIVLARWKERFGPEIYEVVSSFASVDYDFVEYIGTAPGIEEEYMLSFIMELVEGGSYDVVVWDTAPAGHTLRLLRLPQLFLSHMEAATKFYMNMYGYFEKVKDTMRLKESKKTLLQIIAGWEALSERIVEFIRDGACVKYLIVTIPEALGVKMTNRVIGELEDNRLAVENIVINNVVQEADCEFHRLRKAMQEHYIEELRQTYKGKTLTLLYLAAHEIKGMERIADVTRSLFG; translated from the coding sequence ATGGGACTTGCGGGTATCGATGGATCCGGGGTCAAGCTTATCATGGTTGGCGGTAAGGGCGGTGTGGGCAAGACGACGTGCGCGTCGGCGATCGCCCTGAAGATGGCCCGGGACGGGCGGAAGGTGCTCATCATTACGAGCGATCCGGCGCCCTCTCTTTCGGACATCTTCGAAAAAGAGATAGGCGACAGGGAGACCCGTATAGATGACGCCCTCGAGCTTTACGGGCTGGAGGTTTCCTCCGACATCGTCCTTGCACGGTGGAAGGAACGTTTCGGTCCGGAGATCTACGAGGTCGTGTCTTCCTTTGCCAGCGTCGATTACGATTTCGTCGAGTACATAGGCACCGCTCCCGGGATCGAAGAGGAGTACATGCTGAGCTTCATCATGGAACTCGTGGAAGGCGGCAGCTACGATGTCGTCGTGTGGGATACGGCCCCCGCCGGGCACACCCTGAGGCTCCTCAGACTGCCCCAGCTTTTCCTGTCCCACATGGAGGCGGCGACGAAGTTCTACATGAACATGTATGGTTACTTCGAGAAGGTGAAGGATACGATGCGCCTCAAGGAATCGAAGAAGACGCTGCTGCAGATAATTGCAGGCTGGGAGGCCCTTTCCGAGCGTATCGTCGAGTTTATCAGGGACGGGGCGTGCGTGAAGTACCTCATCGTCACCATCCCCGAGGCCCTTGGCGTGAAGATGACGAACCGGGTCATCGGCGAGCTCGAGGACAACCGGCTCGCCGTCGAGAACATCGTCATCAACAACGTGGTGCAGGAGGCCGACTGCGAGTTCCATCGCCTCCGCAAGGCCATGCAGGAACACTATATCGAAGAACTGAGACAGACATACAAGGGCAAGACCCTGACCCTCTTGTATCTTGCGGCCCACGAGATAAAAGGTATGGAAAGGATAGCCGACGTGACGAGGTCGCTCTTCGGATAG
- a CDS encoding cytochrome b, with product MTNNTVPLHPLLIRIWHWANALLIFILVVTGAQLRFTGLVIIPDYGLVVALHKYAGYALTVFFLFWILAYVIAGGFTTHYVIALKDIRSIPGQLAYYIHGLFQGSANPFVPSPESRFNALQKLAYSFIMIIAMPIIIVTGIVFGNIMDFYGIIRATGGIRVLDAIHVVVGYIFLIYLIVHLYMATLGKTPFSHTKAMFTGHEEE from the coding sequence ATGACAAACAACACTGTTCCTCTTCATCCTCTCCTTATCCGCATCTGGCACTGGGCAAACGCCCTTCTCATCTTTATCCTGGTCGTCACGGGGGCTCAGCTGCGGTTCACAGGCCTCGTCATCATACCGGACTACGGGTTGGTGGTGGCCCTGCACAAGTATGCCGGCTACGCCCTGACGGTGTTCTTTCTCTTCTGGATCCTGGCATACGTCATCGCGGGGGGGTTTACGACCCACTACGTCATCGCCCTCAAAGACATACGGTCCATTCCCGGTCAACTGGCCTATTACATCCACGGTCTTTTTCAGGGCAGCGCGAATCCTTTCGTACCCTCACCGGAGTCCAGGTTCAACGCCTTGCAGAAACTCGCCTACTCCTTCATCATGATCATCGCGATGCCGATCATCATCGTGACGGGGATAGTGTTCGGCAACATCATGGATTTTTACGGCATTATCCGCGCCACGGGCGGTATCCGCGTCCTCGATGCCATCCACGTGGTCGTGGGATACATCTTCCTCATCTATCTCATTGTCCACCTCTACATGGCAACCCTGGGCAAGACCCCCTTTTCCCATACAAAGGCGATGTTCACGGGTCACGAGGAAGAATAA